Below is a genomic region from Acetobacter ghanensis.
GATGATATGCATAAGTGGCAGCGTGGACACGCCAAGTGGAAGGAATATACGCACCTCAACCCCAAAGGGAATGAGTTGCATCAGGAGTTGCACTACATTGCCGCGCTACGGCAGAATATGACCATATTCCGCCGGCATTACGACCATACAACAGGTAAGTTTACCGAGGCTGTTGCTATTTCCCCCAAGCCGCTCATGGTCATGGAAGGGCTGCATACTTTCCTGCTTAAGCCAACCCGAAGCATGTTGGATCTCAAGATCTTTATGGCGCCAGATGAAACGCTTCTACTGCACTGGAAGATCCAGCGCGATATGTTGAAACGTGGCTATAGTATGGAGCAAATTATCGCATCGGTTGAGGCACGACGGGCTGACGCGGAGCGTTATGTTAAAGTACAGGCCCATGCGGCGGATATAGTTTTTACCTTTTTCCCGCTAGAGCCTATTGGTGATCGTTTGGGAGATCTTGAGTATAAACCTGCAGTAGGGTTGCGGGTTATGTTGTCTAACAGGTTTTATCTTGACCCTCTGTTGGATGGAATTTCAGATCTATACCCGCAGAATGTTAAGCATTATTACGAATGTGAAAACTGGCAGATAATCGAGTTCATGGATTTTCTTCCGTTTGCAGCGATTGAACATATTGGAGAAAAGTATGTCTCTGACATCCAGGACTTCGGGATCTATGCGCCAGCATGGAAAGGTGGATGGGAAGGAGTGCAACAAATTATCGTTGCCTACATTATCTTCCATGACGGAACCCGCTTCCCCGAATTCTGATGGGTTGCAGCAACTTGCACATGTTTCTCGCCAACTAGGCGGCAATAAAGCGTTTGTGCAGGGCGGGGGCGGGAATACCTCGTTTAAAAATGATGCGCGCTGCATGTGGGTGAAGGCGTCAGGAAGCGAATTGGCGCATGTAAGTCCTGATCAGGGCTTTGTGGCAGTTGATTATACTGGGATACGGGATGGTTTGTCGGCTTGCGGGAGTGAAGCGGATTATACCGGCCTTGTACGTTCCGCCATTTTGCCAGCGCCAGAGACGTCAAAAGCTCGACCCTCTATAGAAGCGGGCTTTCACGCCTTGTTGGGGCCATGTGTGCTGCATAGCCATTCGGTGCTGACCAATCTTCTTGCTTGTGCCAAGGAAGGTGTCGCGTTAACCGAAGCTATTCTACCTCAGGCTGTGTGGGTGCCATATGCGTCGCCGGGCCTGCCTGTGACGCAGTCAGTGATGGCGAAAATCATAGCCCAGCAAGCTCTTGCAAATGGGATAGCCATATTACTTTTGCAGAATCACGGTCTGGTCGTGGCCGCTCATACACCAGACGCAGCATGGCAACTGCATGAAACAGTTAATGAGACTGTTCGTTCTCATTTTCGTTTACCTCCTCCTGTTGTCGAAGAGGCGCCTTTCTGCGCGGCAGACGCCGAGCACCTGCTTTTCCCCGATCAGGCTGTGTATTTGGGTCATGAAACCCTACGCCTTTCCAAAGCGGGGGAAGAGACGCAGCAAGCTTATAATTATTTACGACAGACCATGCATGAACTGGGTCTGACACCTAACTTTCTTCCAGTGGAAGAGGCAGATTTCCTTCTTAACATGGAAGCTGAGAAGTACCGCCAGAAGGTCGCAAAATCATGAATGAATGGCAACTGATCATCCCTATGTCAGGGTTGGGGTCGCGCTTTGTGCGTGCCGGTTATACGGATCCCAAACCTCTTATTACACTTGATGGTCGGCGTCTGATCGAGTGGGTTCTGCGTATGTTCCCCGGAGCGGAAGATCCAATTTTCATCTGCAGGCGCGAGCATATTGAAACCACCCCGATGCGGAGCATTCTGACTGATTTGCGCCCCAAAGGACGGATCGTGGTCATTGAAGGGGCAAAGCTTGGCCCGGTTGATGCACTGCTCAAGGCAGAACATGCCATTCCGGATGACCGGCCAGCACTGGTCAGCTATTGCGATTACTACATGCATTGGAATTACGCAGCATTCCGTGGGGCCATGGAAGCAGTTGGCGCCGCCGGAGCAGTGCCATGCTATACGGGCTTCCACCCACATCTGATGCCGGAAAAAAACCTGTATGCATGCTGCCGCGTAGATGGCGAAGACCGGATGCTGGAAATTCGGGAAAAATATAGCTTTGAAAAAGACAAAACACAGGCCCGTCATTCGCCTGGGGTATATTACTTTAATTCCGGCGCAACATTGAAAAAATATGGTCATCAGTTGATGGCACGCGAAGATTCCCTGAATGGTGAATATTACGCAAGCATGATTTTCAACCATCTGATCGCAGATGGGCTGCCTGTGTATGCGCCAGCCAACGTAAACCATTTTTGCCAGTGGGGTACGCCACAGGATGTGGACGAATACCACTATTGGACCAAAATTGCTGTGAGAATTGCCAAATGAACATTCTCATTCCTATGGCAGGAGCCGGTAGCCGTTTTGCCCAGCAGGGCTACAGCCTGCACAAACCGGTCATTCCCACGACCCTGCGCCGGACAGGCACAAAAGTGCCCATGGTGGTTGCAGCCGTAGCCGATCTGCCGGTGAACCCTCAGGCAGCAGAGACAAACCTGACGTTTGTGGTCCGCGACTTCCATATTCGTGATGAGGTTACGGATACAATCCGCAGCTATTACCCCAAGGCAGACTTTATTCCTGTTGACCGCCTGACAGAAGGGCAGGCATCCACCTGCCTGCTCGCGCGTGAGCGTATTGATACGGACCAGCCCTTAATGATCGCAGCATGCGATAACGGCATGGACCTTTTACCATCCGCGTTTGAACAGGCCGCAGAACAGGCTGATGCGCTCATTTTCACCTTCAGGGAGAACGAGGCTGTCTGCGCCAACCCCCATGCTTACGGCTGGGTGCGGACAGAGGGCAATAAAGCACTTGGGGTTTCCATAAAAACACCCATCAGTGACACACCGCAGGAAGATCACGCCGTAGTTGGCACTTTCTGGTTCCGTCGGGGGAGCGACTTTGTTTCCGCCGCCGA
It encodes:
- a CDS encoding glycosyltransferase family protein, which encodes MNILIPMAGAGSRFAQQGYSLHKPVIPTTLRRTGTKVPMVVAAVADLPVNPQAAETNLTFVVRDFHIRDEVTDTIRSYYPKADFIPVDRLTEGQASTCLLARERIDTDQPLMIAACDNGMDLLPSAFEQAAEQADALIFTFRENEAVCANPHAYGWVRTEGNKALGVSIKTPISDTPQEDHAVVGTFWFRRGSDFVSAADAMIAANDRINGEFYVDQVFRYLIEKGLNVRVIEIDRYLCWGTPADYELYENTIQYWVDFLTEEKAR
- a CDS encoding class II aldolase/adducin family protein, whose product is MTEPASPNSDGLQQLAHVSRQLGGNKAFVQGGGGNTSFKNDARCMWVKASGSELAHVSPDQGFVAVDYTGIRDGLSACGSEADYTGLVRSAILPAPETSKARPSIEAGFHALLGPCVLHSHSVLTNLLACAKEGVALTEAILPQAVWVPYASPGLPVTQSVMAKIIAQQALANGIAILLLQNHGLVVAAHTPDAAWQLHETVNETVRSHFRLPPPVVEEAPFCAADAEHLLFPDQAVYLGHETLRLSKAGEETQQAYNYLRQTMHELGLTPNFLPVEEADFLLNMEAEKYRQKVAKS
- a CDS encoding glycosyltransferase family 2 protein, with amino-acid sequence MNEWQLIIPMSGLGSRFVRAGYTDPKPLITLDGRRLIEWVLRMFPGAEDPIFICRREHIETTPMRSILTDLRPKGRIVVIEGAKLGPVDALLKAEHAIPDDRPALVSYCDYYMHWNYAAFRGAMEAVGAAGAVPCYTGFHPHLMPEKNLYACCRVDGEDRMLEIREKYSFEKDKTQARHSPGVYYFNSGATLKKYGHQLMAREDSLNGEYYASMIFNHLIADGLPVYAPANVNHFCQWGTPQDVDEYHYWTKIAVRIAK